In the Halorubrum ruber genome, GGCTCTTCGGCTCGTACGTCTTGTTCTCGCCCTCGAGGACGACCGGCTTGTACCACAGCTCCGGCTCGCCGTCGTTCCACGAGATGAGCGTGTGCTTCAGCCACTCCTCGTCTTTGCGCTCCTGGTGTTCCTTGCGCCAGTGGGCGCCCCGGAACTCCTCGCGGGCGAGCGCGCCCATCGTCAGCGCCTCGGCGATGTCGAGGATGTTCCGCGTCTCGATCGTGTGGATGAGGTCGGTGTTGAACGTCCGCGAGGGGTCAGACACCGCGACGTCCTTGTACGCCTCGCGGGCCTCGCGGAGGTCCGCGAGCGTCTCCTCTAACCGGCCCTCCTCGCGGAACACGTTGACGTTCGCCGTCATCGTCTCCTGGACCGCCGAGCGGATCTCCGCGTGGTTGCGACCCTTCCGCGAGAGCAGCTCGTCGACGCGCTCCTGCGCGCGGTCGACGGCGCCCCCGACGACACTCTCGGCGTCGGTCGCCACGGCGCCGCCGTCGGCTGCGGCGGGGTCCGAGCCGTCCGTCTCGCCGACCTCGACGCCGAACTCGTAGTCGGCCGGCTCCCAGTCGCTGGACCGGCCCGTCGTGACCTCGGCCTCGCCCATCTCCTCGCCGGCGGCGTGGCGCCCGGCGCGCTTGCCGAAGACGATGAGCTCCGGCAGCGCGTTGCCGCCGAGGCGGTTCGCGCCGTGGACGGAGGCACAGGCGCACTCGCCGGCCGCGTACAGCCCGTCGATGACGGTCTCGCCGAACTCGTTCGTCTCGATGCCGCCCATCGCGTAGTGCTGGCCGGGCTTGACCGGCATCGGCTCCGTGAGCCCGTCGGCACCCTCGAAGTCCTCCGCGAGGTGGAGGATGTTCTCCAAGCGGTCGAGGATGCGCTCCTCCCCGAGGTGCCGCATGTCGAGGTGGACGTACTCGTCCTCGATGCCGCGCCCCTCGTTGACCTCGGTGAGCTCGGCGCGGGAGACGACGTCGCGGGAGGCGAGCTCGCCGTCGTTGTTTGCGTAGCCGTGTTCGAACATGAACCGCTCGCCGTCCTCGTTGTAGAGGATGCCCCCCTCGCCGCGGACGCCCTCGGAGATGAGGACGCCGGTCGACGGCAGCGTCGTCGGGTGGAACTGGATGAACTCCATGTCTTCCATCGGCACGCCCGCGCGGTACGCCATCGCGACGCCGTCGCCGGTGTTCGCCACCGCGTTGGTGGTGTGGTCGAACACCTGCCCCATCCCGCCCGTCGCGAGGATGACGCCGTCCTTGGCGCGGAAGCCGCTGATCTCGCCGCTCTGGATGTCGTAGGCGACCACGCCGTGGCAGGTCCGCTCCGCGGGGTCGTCCTCGTCGGTGACCGCGAGATCCATCACGTGCCACTCGTCGTACACCGTAATGCCGCGTTTGACCACCTGCTCGTACATCGTGTGGAGCATCTGGTGGCCGGTCTCGGCGCCCGCGTACGTCGTGCGCGGGAACGAGAGGCCGCCGAACGGCCGCTGGGAGACGCGCCCGTCGTCCTCGCGGGAGAACGGCATCCCCCAGTGTTCGAGGCGGATGACCTCCTCGGGGCTCTCCTGACAGAGGGCCTCGACCGCCGGCGCGTCGCCGAGGTAGTCGGACCCCTTCATCGTGTCGTACGCGTGGTCCTGCCAGGAGTCGGCGTCGCGCAGCGCCGCGTTGATTCCGCCCTCCGCCGCGCCCGTGTGCGACCGGACGGGATGGAGCTTCGACACCATCGCCACGTCCGCGCCCGCTTCCTGTGCCGCGATCGCCGCCCGGAGTCCCGCCCCGCCGGCCCCGACGACGACGACGTCGTGTTCGTGCATTGTTGGTATGTAATTTCGTAGGTTCCGGAGTCCCTTGATACTGTCTGTCGGGATTACCAGAATTTCAGATTGTTTTTGACCGCCTCGCGCTTCAGCTCCTGGATGTGCTCGGTGAGGGGGATGTCCTTCGGGCACACCTCCGTACAGGAGAACTGCGTCTGACACCGCCAGACGCCGTGCTCCTGCTCGATGATCTCCAGGCGCTTCTGTTTCATCTCCTCGCCCTCGCGCTCGTCCATCGCGAACCGGTACGCCTTGTTGATCGCGGCGGGCCCGAGGTACTCGTTGTCGCCCGCGGCGATGTTGCACGAGGACATGCACGCGCCACACCAGATGCAGCGCGTGGACATCTTGATCTTCTCGCGGTTCTCCCGGTCCTGCCGCTGCTCTTCGAGCTCGCCGTCCGGGTACTCGTTCGTCTGGAAGTACGGCTCGACGGCCTCCATCTGGTCGTAGAAGTGCTCCATGTCGACGACGAGGTCCTTCGTCACCTCGGCGTGCGGGAGCGGCTCGACGCGGACGGGCTCGTCGAGGTCGGAGATCTGCGTCTTACACGCCAGCTTCTGGCCGCCGTTGACGAACATGGCGTCGGAGCCGCACACCGCCTGTCGGCAGGAGTGGCGGAACGTGAGCGAGGAGTCGTACGTGTCGCGCGCGTACATCAGCGCGTCGAGGACGGTCATCCCCTTCGTGAACGGGACGTGGAACGTGTCGAACCGCGGCTCCTGTTTCCCCTCGACCTGCGGGTCGTAGCGGAACACCTTCAGCTCGACCGTGCTCTCGTCGGCGGCCGCCTTCTCGGCCTCCTCCTCCTGTCGCTGCTCGCGGCGCTCGGCCGCGCGGCGCCGCTTCTCGGCGCGGCGCTCGTCGCCCTTCGAGGCGGGCTCCGTCTCGGTCTCGGTCGATTCCTCGGTCTGCTTCGGAATTTGCGTGCTCATGGTCGGTTCAGTAGAGTCCGATGCCCGCCCACGCGTTCGCGGTGCGGATTCCCTGGGCGATCAACACGACGCTCGCGGCGACGAGCGTCCACTTGATCACGGTGCGTTTCGTGCCGGTGAGCCCCTGGTTCACCAAGGCGTTGTAGACGCCGTTGACCCCGTGGAACGTCGCGGTCACGAGGAAGAGGATCATCAGCGAGTAGTAGCTCAGCTGCTCCATCCGAGCCGAACTGGCGAGGAACGACACCTCGTCGGCGTGGTGGACGAAGTGGAGCAGGAAGAAGTGGAACGCCAACACCACCAGCAGGAAGACCGCCGTGACCCGCTGGAGGAACCACATCCGGCCGCCCGACTGGAACGAGGAGTAGCGCTCTGCCATCTCAGAACGCCCCCGCGATGAACGTCGGGACGGACGCGACGGTGATCGCTCCGGTGAGGATCAGCGACGCGTAGAAGCTCTTGTCCTGTGCGTCCAGCCCGATTCCGAGGTCCGTGAGGAGGAGTCGGGTGCCGTTGAGCATGTGGAACACCGCCACCGCGAGCAGGCCGACCTCCAGGAGCCGCACGAGCAGCAGCCCCTCTAAGGAGACGATGGTCTGCGTGTACACGTCGGTGCCCGCTGCGATCGCCGCCTCGCCGGCGCCGGCCGCCGGAATCCCCGTACTCAACACGGCGATGTGCGTGAACAGGTACCCGATGAGCACCCATCCCGTGAACTTGTGGAAGATCCACGCCCACATCCCCGCCTCGAACTCCCGCCAGCGGCCGAAGTCCTCGATGAGGCCTCGATTGTACGACTGACTCATA is a window encoding:
- a CDS encoding succinate dehydrogenase hydrophobic membrane anchor subunit, which gives rise to MAERYSSFQSGGRMWFLQRVTAVFLLVVLAFHFFLLHFVHHADEVSFLASSARMEQLSYYSLMILFLVTATFHGVNGVYNALVNQGLTGTKRTVIKWTLVAASVVLIAQGIRTANAWAGIGLY
- a CDS encoding succinate dehydrogenase/fumarate reductase iron-sulfur subunit codes for the protein MSTQIPKQTEESTETETEPASKGDERRAEKRRRAAERREQRQEEEAEKAAADESTVELKVFRYDPQVEGKQEPRFDTFHVPFTKGMTVLDALMYARDTYDSSLTFRHSCRQAVCGSDAMFVNGGQKLACKTQISDLDEPVRVEPLPHAEVTKDLVVDMEHFYDQMEAVEPYFQTNEYPDGELEEQRQDRENREKIKMSTRCIWCGACMSSCNIAAGDNEYLGPAAINKAYRFAMDEREGEEMKQKRLEIIEQEHGVWRCQTQFSCTEVCPKDIPLTEHIQELKREAVKNNLKFW
- the sdhC gene encoding succinate dehydrogenase, cytochrome b556 subunit; translated protein: MSQSYNRGLIEDFGRWREFEAGMWAWIFHKFTGWVLIGYLFTHIAVLSTGIPAAGAGEAAIAAGTDVYTQTIVSLEGLLLVRLLEVGLLAVAVFHMLNGTRLLLTDLGIGLDAQDKSFYASLILTGAITVASVPTFIAGAF
- a CDS encoding FAD-binding protein; translation: MHEHDVVVVGAGGAGLRAAIAAQEAGADVAMVSKLHPVRSHTGAAEGGINAALRDADSWQDHAYDTMKGSDYLGDAPAVEALCQESPEEVIRLEHWGMPFSREDDGRVSQRPFGGLSFPRTTYAGAETGHQMLHTMYEQVVKRGITVYDEWHVMDLAVTDEDDPAERTCHGVVAYDIQSGEISGFRAKDGVILATGGMGQVFDHTTNAVANTGDGVAMAYRAGVPMEDMEFIQFHPTTLPSTGVLISEGVRGEGGILYNEDGERFMFEHGYANNDGELASRDVVSRAELTEVNEGRGIEDEYVHLDMRHLGEERILDRLENILHLAEDFEGADGLTEPMPVKPGQHYAMGGIETNEFGETVIDGLYAAGECACASVHGANRLGGNALPELIVFGKRAGRHAAGEEMGEAEVTTGRSSDWEPADYEFGVEVGETDGSDPAAADGGAVATDAESVVGGAVDRAQERVDELLSRKGRNHAEIRSAVQETMTANVNVFREEGRLEETLADLREAREAYKDVAVSDPSRTFNTDLIHTIETRNILDIAEALTMGALAREEFRGAHWRKEHQERKDEEWLKHTLISWNDGEPELWYKPVVLEGENKTYEPKSRSY